The following DNA comes from Candidatus Eisenbacteria bacterium.
GCACGGAGCCCCGCGATGAGGAACGCCATCGCGATCCTGTGATCTCCCGCCGCGTCCACGACGCCGCCGCGAATGCGTCCCTCTCCCCGGATCGTCCATCCGTCCGCGTGCTCCTCGACGGACGCGCCGATCGCTCGAAGTCCGCGCGTGACCGCGCCGACGCGGTCCGACTCCTTGACGCGCAGCTCGCCCGCGCCTCGGATCACGCTCTCCCCTTCGGCGAACGCCGCGAGCACCGCGAGGAGCGGGAGCTCGTCGATCAATCCCCCGCTCTCCGCGACGCCCACGCGGAACGCGCGCAGCGGGCCGGACCGGACGCGGAGATCGGCCACGGGCTCCCCGTCCAGCAGGCGCTCGTCCGCGACTTCGAGCTTCGCCCCCGAG
Coding sequences within:
- a CDS encoding 3-phosphoshikimate 1-carboxyvinyltransferase (catalyzes the formation of 5-O-(1-carboxyvinyl)-3-phosphoshikimate from phosphoenolpyruvate and 3-phosphoshikimate in tryptophan biosynthesis); translated protein: SGAKLEVADERLLDGEPVADLRVRSGPLRAFRVGVAESGGLIDELPLLAVLAAFAEGESVIRGAGELRVKESDRVGAVTRGLRAIGASVEEHADGWTIRGEGRIRGGVVDAAGDHRIAMAFLIAGLRARNGVTVTGAEAAAVSDPDFLARLREVRR